DNA sequence from the Nitrospinota bacterium genome:
GATGGTGATGCCCGGCGACAACGTGTCTATAAGCGTTGAGCTGATCACGCCAATCGCGATGGAAAAAGAGCTTAGGTTCGCGATCCGCGAGGGCGGACGCACCGTGGGCGCGGGTGTGATAACGGAAGTTTTGGAGTAGGAAGATGCGGGACATAATTCACCTGCAATGCGTGGAGTGCAAGAGGAAGAACTACAGCGCGACGAAGAACAAGAAGACCAAGCCGGACAGGCTGGAGTTCTCGAAGTACTGCCGGTTCTGCGGAAAGCACACGGCGCACAAGGAGACCAAGTAAGTAAGGGGCATTAAAATCCCTTTTTGCAGGCCAGTAGCTCTAACGGCTAGAGCACCTCGCTCCAAACGAGGGGGTTGGGGGTTCGAATCCCTCCTGGCCTGCCAGTGAGATTTGATTTGGAAGAGTGAACAGGATGTTGGCTGATAAGATCGGGCAATTGACGCAGTTTTTCAAAGAGGTGCGCATAGAGACCAAGAAGGTGACCTTTCCGAGCAGGAAAGACACCTTGGTGACCACCTACGTGGTGATAGCGCTTGTGATAATCATAAGCATCTATCTGGGAATAGTGGACTTCGCGCTGTCCAAGCTGTTTGGCTTGGCGCTCAAGTAGGGCATATGGAGACAGAAGAAAAGCAGCAGGCCGGGGAAGACGCCGGCGTTCCGGCCGAGGCGGCCAATCCGGACATGAAGTGGTACATACTCCACACGTATTCCGGTTATGAGAAGAAGGTGATGGATCAACTGCGGAAGCGGATGAACCAGCATGGCCTGGGAGACAAGGTCGGCGAGATACTTGTTCCCGAGGAGGCCGTTGTCGAGATCAAGGGTGGAAAGAAGAAGACGAGCAAACGCAAGTTTTTTCCCGGTTACATAGTCATCCAGATGGTGATGGACGAGACCTCCTGGCACGTGGTCAAGGACACGCCCAGGATCACCGGGTTTTTGGGTGACGCGAATGCCCCGGTGCCGCTGTCGGCCGCCGAGGTGGACAGGCTCCGGGAGCAGCTTTCGGGCACGGCGGAAAAGCCTAAGCTCAAGTTCTCGTTCCAGGTGGGCGAATCGGTGCGGGTGAACGAAGGGCCGTTCGCGAATTTCACCGGGGTGCTGGACGAGGTGAATCCGGAGCGGGGCAAGGTAAAGGTCATGGTGAGCATCTTCGGCCGGGCCACTCCGGTGGAGCTGGAGTTCTCCCAGATAGAGAAAGTATAACTGGAATTTTATAGAGACGGGAGTCAGGTTTAAATGGCCAAGGAAGTCACAGGGAAAATAAAATTGCAGGTTCCGGCGGGGGCCGCCAATCCGGCGCCGCCGGTGGGCCCGGCTCTGGGCCAGCACGGCGTGAACATAATGGAGTTCTGCAAGCAGTTCAACGCCAGGACGCAGGGTCAGGAAGGGCTTATCATTCCGGTGATCATCAGCGTGTACTCGGACAGGAGCTTCACGTTCGAGCTCAAGTCCCCCCCGGCGGCGGTGCTGATAAAGAGGGCGGCCGGGATCGCGAAAGGGTCCGCCGAGCCCAACAAGAGCAAAGTGGGTAAAATCACCTGGGATCAGGTGCGGGAGATAGCCAGGACCAAGAAAGCCGATCTGTCGGCGGCCGATGAGGACGCGGCGATGAAATCGGTGGCGGGAACGGCCCGCTCTATGGGTGTGATTATCGAATGACCGCGCCGTTAATTGGAGTTTAACGAAATGCCAAGGAACAGTAAGAGATTCAGGGCCGCCGCCGCGAAGGTGGACAGGGAGAAGAAATATCCCCTGGCCGATGCCCTGGCGCTGGTGAAGGCGAACGCCGGCGCGAAGTTTGACGAGACGGTGGAGATCGCCGTCCGTCTGGGGGTGGACCCGGCCAAGGCGGACCAGATGGTGCGCGGGGCGGTGACCATGCCCAAGGGCACGGGGAAGAAACGCCGCGTGGCCGTGTTCGCCAAGGGAGAAAAGCTGAAGGAAGCGGAGGCCGCTGGCGCCGACACAGCCGGTGGCGACGATCTTGTGACCAAGGTGGCCGGGGGCTGGATGGACTTTGACATAGCGGTGGCCACTCCTGACATGATGGGGCAGGTGGGCAAGCTTGGCAAGGTGCTGGGGCCCAGGGGGCTTATGCCAAATCCAAAGTCCGGCACGGTGACTTTTGACATCGCCGGGGCGGTCAAGGAAATACGGGCGGGCAAGGTGGAGTTCCGGGTGGACAAGGCCGGCGTGCTTCACGCCCCCATTGGGAAGGCCAGTTTCGCCGCCGCGGACCTTTATGTGAACGCCCGTGCGTTGCTGGACACGATAAACAAGTTGAAGCCGTCCACTTCCAAGGGGACGTACGTTCGAAGCGTGGCTGTCAGCTCGACGATGGGGCCCGGTGTGCGCGTGGACGTCACCGAGGCTTCAGCGGGCCAGGCGGCTTGAAAGGGGGTGGCATAACATGGTGACCGAGGCGAAGAAAACTGAGGTTGAAGAGCTCCACAAGGCTTTCGATGAGGCCAAGGTGGCCCTTCTGGCCAATTTCTCCGGCGTTACGGTGGAGGATGTGGACGTTCTTAGGAGGAAACTGCGCGGGGCGAACACGCGGCTGAAGGTGGTGAAGAACACCTTGGCCAGGATCGCCGTGAAAGGGACCGGATGCGAGTCTGCCGGCGGGCTTTTCAAGGGGCCGGTGACGGTGGCGTTGGGCTATGGCGACGACATAAGCGCCACGGCGAAGGTGTTCCTGGATTTCGCGAAAGGCAAAGAGGAAAACCTCAAGATACTCGGCGGAGTGGTGGACGGTTCGTTTGTAGGCCCGGACGTGGTCAAGAAACTAGCCAGCCTGCCGCCCAAGCCGGTTGTCCAGGCGATGTTCCTCGGGTTGCTGCAGGCTCCGGCCCGCAATTTCCTGGGGGTTATGGAAGGCGCGGCTAGGAAGTTCCTGTACGCCGTGAACGCGATAGCGGAAAAGAAGAAAGAACAAGGCCAGGGCTGACAAGCTTGCGCCCGGGCTTTCAAGGAAATTTTAGAATCAGAACTAGGAGGATATAGGAAGATGCCAGCTACGAAGGACGATGTGAAGGAATTCATCAGGAACATGCCCGTTCACGAGCTTCTGGGCTTCGTGAAGGAGCTTGAGGAAGAATGGGGCGTTTCCGCCGCCGCTCCGGCCGCCGTGGCCGTTGCAGCCGGCGGGGCCGCCGGTGGCGCGGCAGCCGAGGCCGCTCCCACGGAGGTCAACGTTGTGCTTACCGCCGCTGGCGACAAGAAGATCCAGGTGATCAAGGTCGTACGCGAGCTGACCGGGCTTGGCCTCAAGGAAGCCAAGGACCTGGTGGACGGCGCTCCGAAAAACGTGAAGGAGAAGGTGTCGCCGGACGAAGCCAAGAAGATAAAGGAGGCGCTGGAGAAGGAAGGCGCCACCGTCGAGATAAAGTAGTTGACTCGAAGGTCTTTTGGCTGTCTTTTCGTGATCCGTTCATGCGGATGGGAGGCGCCTTGCCGGCGCTTCCCTTCCGTATCACTCAATAACGCGCGCGCGGCGCGGCTTTGATGCGCGCGATTGGGAGGTTTTATAGATAAATGGCGAAAGTCACCGGCTACAGGCGCGGTAAAGAACCCATCAAACGCAGGAATTTCTCCCGGATCCCCACGATAATGGAGATCCCGAACCTGCTGGAGATACAGACAAAATTTTACGAGAAGTTCCTGCAGAAGAACACGGCTCCGCAGAAGCGGCAGAGCGCCGGGCTGCAGGAGGTGTTCACCAGCGTATTCCCCATTTCCGACTACAACCAGACGGCGATGCTGGAGTTCAAGGGGTACGAACTGGGCATATGGGAATGCAAGTGCGGCGAGTACATGGACCTGGGCGGGCCCGGGGTGGTGTGCTCCACTTGCAAAAAAGAGGTCACGTACAAGGAGACCTACCGCAAGGAGGAGTGCCTCAAGCGCGGCCTGACGTACGCCGACCCGCTCAAGATCAAGGTGCAGCTCGTGGTCAAGGACCGCGATGAGGAGACAGGCGCCACCCACATAAGGGAGATCAAGGAGCAGAAGATATACCTGGGCGAAATCCCGCTGATGACGGACACGGGGACGTTCATCATAAACGGGACGGAGCGTGTGGCGGTGAGCCAGATGCACAGGTCGCCCGGGGCGTTTTTCACAAGCGAGAAGGGGAAAGGGCCCCAGTCTGGCCAGACGGCCTATTCGGCCAGGCTCATCCCGTACCGCGGCTCGTGGCTGGACTTCGAGTTCGACGTAAAGGACATCCTTTACGCGCGCATAGACAGGCGGCGCAAGTTCCCGGCCACCGTGCTGCTCAAGGCATTGGGGTACGACACTCCGGAGCTTCTGGGCTTTTTCTACCGGTTCATGGCGGTCAAGTACAACACCGGGACGGACGAATTTTCCACCCAGTTGAACCGCGACGCGCTTCCGATGGGCTTAAAGTCCCACGCGGACATCCATGACCCGAAGACCGGCGAGCTTATCGTGAAGGCCGGCCGCAAGCTGAACCGGAAGATCATGAAGGGGCTGGATGCGGCCAACGTCAAATCGCTCAAGCTCAGCGACGAGGAGCTGATCGGCCGTTTCATGGCCGAGGACATCGTCGACGAGCAGACCGGAGAGATACTCATCGAGATCAATTCGGCGATCAGCGCCGACACGCTCAAGATCATCCGGGACCGGAAGATCGAATCGGCGCAGATTCTGGTGGTGGACGAGCAGTTCCGGGACACCTCGATGCGCGACACGCTCATGCTCGACAAGATCGAGTCGCAGGACGAGGCGCTCAAGGAGATATACAAGAGGATGCGCCCCGGCGATCCGCCGACCGCGGACACCGCCAGGACGCTTTTTGACAACCTGTTCTTCAATCCGAAAAGGTACGACCTTTCGGAGGTGGGCCGCCACAAGCTCAACAGCAGGTTTGCCTTGGAACTGCCGCTTTCACAACGGCTGATAACCAAGGGGGACATCATCGGCACCGTGAAGGTGCTGTTCGACCTGCGGCGCGGCGCCGGTTCCGTGGACGACATCGACCACCTGGGCAACCGCCGGGTGCGCTCTGTTGGCGAGTCTGTTGAGAACCAGTTCCGGATCGGCCTTGTGCGGATGGAGAAAGCCATCGTCGAGCGGATGAACATGATGGACCTTACCACATGCATGCCGCACGACCTTATCAACTCCAAACCTGTGACCGCGGCGATAAAGGAGTTCTTCGGATCGTCGCAGCTGTCTCAGTTCATGGACCAGACAAATCCGCTGTCGTCGGTGACACACAAGCGCAGGCTTTCGGCCCTCGGGCCTGGCGGCCTTACGCGGGAACGGGCCGGATTCGAGGTGCGCGACGTGCATCCGAGCCATTACGGGCGCATATGCCCCATCGAGACCCCTGAAGGCCCGAACATAGGCCTTATCTCGTCGCTTTCGACTTTTGCGAGGGTGAACGACTTCGGGTTCATCGAGACGCCGTACCGCAAGGTGGAGAACGGAGTGGTGCAGGAAGATGTGCATTATCTTTCGGCCACGGACGAGGACAAGTATTCGATAGCTCAGGCCAACGCCCCGCTGGATGACAAGGGGAAGTTCCTGATAGACTTGGTCTCCGCCCGCAAGGGGGGTGACTACGTGCTGCTGCCTCCGGAGGAGGTGCAGTACATGGACGTTTCGCCCAAACAGCTTGTGTCGGTGGCGGCGTCGCTGATCCCGTTCCTTGAGAACGACGACGCGAACCGCGCGCTGATGGGCTCGAACATGCAGAGGCAGGCTGTGCCTCTGCTGCGGACGGAGACCCCGCTGGTGGGCACCGGCATGGAGGCCAAGGTTGCCAGGGACTCTGGCGCCGTGGTGTCCGCCCGGAACGCGGGCGAGGTGATAAGCGTGGATGCGTCCCGCGTGGTGGTTCGCGCCGAGGCGAAGGACCGGCACGAGTCCAAGGTGGACATTTACAGGCTGACCAAGTACAGCCGTTCCAACCAGAACACCTGCGTCAACCAGGTTCCGGTGGTGTCGCTGGGGCAGAAGATGCGCAAGGGGGACGTGATAGCCGACGGGCAGTCCACCGACCGGGGCGAGCTGGCCCTGGGGCGCAACGTGCTGGTGGCGTTCATGCCGTGGAACGGATACAACTTCGAGGACGCGATCATCGTCTCCGAGAAGGTGGTGAAAGAAGACATATACACCTCCATCCACATCGAGGAATTCGAGGTGGAGGCGAGGGACACCAGGCAGGGCAAAGAGGAGATCACCAGGGACATCCCGAACGTCTCCGAGGAGTCGCTCAAGAACCTGGACGAGTCCGGCATCATCCGGATAGGCGCCAAGGTGAAGACCGGGGACATCATGGTGGGCAAGGTCACCCCGAAAGGGGAGACGCTGCTGTCGCCGGAGGAAAAGCTTCTCAAGGCTATCTTCGGCGAAAAGGCAGGGGACGTGCGCGACACGTCGCTGACCGTGCCCCCCGGGAACGAAGGTACGGTGATCCACGTGAAGGTGTTCTCCAGGCGCGGCGCGGAGAAGGACACGCGCTCGGAGGCCATCGAGGCTGAGGACAAGGACCAGCTTGAAAAGGACATGGCCGAGGAGATCGAGATTGTCGGGCAGGAGAAGGACGAGAAGATCCGCTCCCTGCTTTTGAACAAGACCGCCTCCGCGGACGTGAAAAAAGGCTCCAAGGTCCTTGTGACCAAGAAGACCAAGCTTACCGCCGATATCCTCGCCGGGCTTGAGGGCAAGGACCTGTTGAAGGTGGAAGTGGACGCGGCCGGCGATATCGAGGATACGATCCGCCAGTTGGACGACGAGGCGAAGGAGGAGATAGATACCATCCGGGCCAAGTATGAGGACCGGATCACCAAATTCGCCCGCGGGGACGAGCTTCCGCCGGGGGTGATCAAGATGGTGAAGGTGTATGTGGCCATTAAGCGCAAGTTGCAAGTGGGCGACAAAATGGCCGGCCGCCACGGCAACAAGGGCGTGGTGTCGGTGATTGTGCCGGAGGAGGACATGCCGTTCATGGACGACGGCACGCCGATAGAGATCATCCTCAACCCGCTGGGCGTTCCTTCCCGTATGAACGTCGGGCAAATCATGGAGACCAACCTTGGGATGGCCGCCAAAAGGCTTGGCGACCATATGACGACCCCGGTTTTCGACGGGGCGCATGAGGGTGAGATAGCCGACCTTCTTGAAAAGTCCGGCTACCCGCGCAACGGCAAGATCAAGCTGACCGACGGGCGCTCAGGCGACAGGTTCGACCAGAGCGTGCTGGTGGGTTACATCTATATGTTGAAACTCCACCACCTGGTGGACGACAAGATCCACGCCCGGTCCACCGGCCCGTACTCGCTTGTGACCCAGCAGCCGCTGGGAGGCAAGGCGCAGTTCGGCGGACAGAGGCTCGGCGAAATGGAAGTGTGGGCGCTGGAGGCATATGGCGCGGCGTACACACTGCAGGAGATGCTCACGGTGAAGTCCGACGACGTGGAAGGGCGAAAGCGCATGTACGAGTCTATCGTGAAAGGCGACCATACGCTCCACCCCGGCCTGCCGGAGTCGTTCAACGTCCTTGTCAAGGAGCTTCAGGCCCTGGCGCTGGACGTGGAGCTTCTGCAGCATTCCGGATGAGGGCGGGCCTTTGGCCCGTTCTTTATCCGGCGGATCAGGATTGTTACAGAGAGCTTAAGAAACTTACAGCTTAGGAGATATGAAATTGGACACGTTCGGCAGCCCCTTTGGAGACAAGCCCAAAGACCCGATTTCGTTTAACGCCATCAGGGTCAGGCTGGCGTCGCCGGAGAAGATACGTTCGTGGTCGTTCGGCGAGGTCAAAAAGCCCGAGACGATAAACTACCGTACCTTCAAGCCGGAGCGGGACGGCCTTTTCTGCGCCAAGATATTCGGCCCGGTGAAAGACTGGGAGTGCAACTGCGGCAAGTACAAGCGGATGAAGTACAAGGGTGTGGTCTGCGAGAAGTGCGGAGTGGAAGTCACCCTGTCCAAAGTGCGCCGCGAGCGCATGGGTCATATAGAGCTTGCCAGCCCGGTGGCCCATATATGGTTTTTCAAGGGCCTTCCCTCGCGGATAGGCAACTTTCTGGACATAACCCTGCGCGACCTGGAGAGGGTGATCTACTTCGAGTCGTACGTGGTGATAGACCCGGGCGACACGGACTTGAAGTACAAGCAGCTTCTCACCGAGGATGCCTACCGCAAGGCGGCCGAGCAGCATGGTGAGACCGCATTCAGGGCCGGTATCGGCGCCGAGGCGATTGACGAGCTGATCAAGAGCATAAACATAGACGAACTGGCGGTGGAACTGCGCGAGGCGATCCGCGAGACCACGTCGCAGCAGACGCTTCGCAAGCTTGCCAAGAGGCTCAAGGTGGTGGAGGCGTTCCGCAAGTCCGGCAACAAGCCGGAGTGGATGATCCTCAAGGTTGTCCCGGTGATTCCGCCGGAGCTTCGGCCGCTCGTGCCGCTGGACGGCGGAAGGTTCGCCACCTCGGACCTTAACGACCTTTACAGGCGCGTGATCAACCGCAACAACCGCCTCAAGCGGATACAGGAGTTGAAGGCGCCGGACATAATAATCCGCAACGAAAAACGGATGCTGCAGGAGGCGGTTGCCGCCCTGTTTGACAACGGCCGCCGCGGCCGCACCCTCAAGGGGCCGAACAAGCGGCCGCTAAAATCCCTTTCGGACATGCTCAAGGGGAAGCAGGGGCGGTTCAGGCAGAACCTCCTTGGCAAACGCGTGGACTATTCGGGCCGCTCGGTGATCGTGGTGGGCCCGGAATTGAAGTTCAACCAGTGCGGGCTTCCGAAGAAAATGGCGGTGGAGCTTTTCAAGCCGTTCATATTCCACAAGCTCGAGGAAAAAGGATACGCCACCACGATAAAGGCGGCGAAAAAGATGGTGGAGCAGGAGCGCCAGGAAGTGTGGGAAGTGCTCGAAGAGGTGGTTGCCGACCATCCGGTGCTTCTCAACCGCGCGCCCACACTGCACAGGCTGGGCATACAGGCGTTCATGCCGCTTCTGGTGGAAGGAAAGGCCATAAGGCTCCATCCGCTGGTGTGCGCGGCGTTCAACGCGGACTTTGACGGCGACCAGATGGCGGTGCACGTGCCGCTTTCGCTGGAGGCCCAGACGGAGGCGAAGTTCTTCATGATGTCCATAAACAACATCATGTCGCCCGCTTCCGGCAAGCCGATCGCGGTGCCTTCGCAGGACATAGTTCTCGGCTGCTACTACCTTACAAAGGAGCGCGGCGGGTCCCTGGGCGAGAACAAGGCCTTCGCCGGGCCGTGGGAAGTGCGTTGCGCATATGACAACCGGGAACTGGCGCTAAACGCCAGGATACGGGTGCGCATAGACGGCAAGGTGTACGACACCACCACCGGGCGCGTTCTGATGTACGAGATACTTCCGGCGGGAGTGCCGTTTGACAAGGTGAACAGGCTGATGGTCAAAAAGGCGCTTCAGGACCTGGTGCAGGAAGTTTACAACAGCCAAGGGCGCGACGCCTGCGTGAAATTCCTGGACGACATGAAGGACCTGGGCTTTTCCATCGCCACCAAGGCGGGCATATCCATCTCGATGGACAATATGCTCATCCCGGCCAACAAGGAAGAGCTGGTGGAAAAGGCGCGCAGGGAAGTGGCCAAGGTGGACAACCAGTACCACGGCGGCCTTATCACCCACGGCGAACGCTACAACAAGATCATAGACATCTGGGCGCACGTCACCGAAGAGGTGTCGCGCGAGATGTTCAAGGAGCTTGAAAAGCAGGACGGCGCCATAGTCGCCGGCCAGGCGGTGAACATGGACTTCAACTCCATATACATCATGGCAGAGTCCGGCGCGCGCGGCAGCCAGCAGCAGATCCGCCAGCTGGCCGGAATGCGCGGCCTGATGGCCAAGCCCTCCGGCGAAATCATGGAGACCCCCATCACCGCCAACTTCCGCGAGGGGTTGTCGGTGCTGCAATACTTCATATCCACCCACGGCGCCCGCAAGGGCCTGGCCGACACGGCGCTCAAGACCGCCAACTCAGGCTACCTTACCCGCAGGCTCGTGGACGTGGCGCAGGACATCATTGTTCTCGAGCACGACTGCGGCACGCTCAACGGCATAGAGATATACGCCCTTGTAGAAGGCGGCAAGGTGATCCAGGAGCTGGGCGAACGCGTGCTGGGCAGGATAGCGCTCGGCGACGTGGTGGACCCGTTCAACAAAGAGGTGCTTCTCAAGGCCAACGACATGGTGGACGAGAAGGCGGTGGTGCTCCTCGAAGAGCGCGGCATCGAGCATATCAAGATACGCTCCGTGCTCACCTGCGAGGCGAAGGACGGCGTGTGCGCCCTTTGCTACGGGCGGAACCTGGCGTCTGGCCAGCTTGTGGAGAACGGCGAGGCGGTGGGTGTCATCGCGGCCCAGTCCATCGGCGAGCCGGGCACGCAGCTTACCATGCGGACCTTCCACATCGGCGGCACGGCGTCCAAAGTGGCGGAGCAGACGACGCTGCAGGCCAAGAAGGAAGGCGTTGTGCGATATGTGGACATAAAGAGCATAGCGCTCGGCGACGGCGGCCCGAAGGAATGGGTGGTGATGAGCCGCAACGGCGGCATTATCATCCAGAACGAGCAGGGGCGCGAGCTGGAGCGGCACAAGATAGTCTATTCGGCCCGCCTGAAGGTGGCCGACGGGGCGAAAGTGAAGGAAGGGGACACGCTGGCGGAATGGGATCCGTACACCATGTCCATCCTCACGGACACCGCCGGCCGGGTGGCCTTCGGCGACCTGATCGAGAATGTCACCATGCGCGAGGAGATCGACGACACCACCGGCCACGCCGAAAAAGTGGTGCTCGACCACCGCGACCCGACCAAGCAGCCCCGTGTGTCCATAAAGGACGACAAGGGAAAGACCATCGGCCGTTACATACTCCCGGCCGGGGCGCACATGGCGGTGCAGGAAGGCCAGATTGTCAAGGCCGGCGACGTGGTGGCCAAGATCCCGCGCGAGACGACCAAGACCAAGGACATCACCGGCGGCCTTCCCAGGGTGGCGGAGCTTTTCGAGGCGCGCAAGCCCCACGATCAGGCAACCATCACGGAAGTGTCCGGCAAGGTCTCCTTTGGCGGCATAGTCAAGGGCATGCGCAAGATCATCGTCACCACCGACACGGGGGAGGCGCACGAATACCTGCTGCCGCGCGGCAAGCACGTCAACGTCCACGAGGGGGACTATGTGCGGGCCGGCGAAGCGCTCATGGACGGCGCGTCCAACCCGCACGACATCCTGGCGGTGCTCGGCGAGAAGGAGCTCCAGAAATACCTGGTCAACGAAATCCAGGAG
Encoded proteins:
- the rpoC gene encoding DNA-directed RNA polymerase subunit beta', with translation MKLDTFGSPFGDKPKDPISFNAIRVRLASPEKIRSWSFGEVKKPETINYRTFKPERDGLFCAKIFGPVKDWECNCGKYKRMKYKGVVCEKCGVEVTLSKVRRERMGHIELASPVAHIWFFKGLPSRIGNFLDITLRDLERVIYFESYVVIDPGDTDLKYKQLLTEDAYRKAAEQHGETAFRAGIGAEAIDELIKSINIDELAVELREAIRETTSQQTLRKLAKRLKVVEAFRKSGNKPEWMILKVVPVIPPELRPLVPLDGGRFATSDLNDLYRRVINRNNRLKRIQELKAPDIIIRNEKRMLQEAVAALFDNGRRGRTLKGPNKRPLKSLSDMLKGKQGRFRQNLLGKRVDYSGRSVIVVGPELKFNQCGLPKKMAVELFKPFIFHKLEEKGYATTIKAAKKMVEQERQEVWEVLEEVVADHPVLLNRAPTLHRLGIQAFMPLLVEGKAIRLHPLVCAAFNADFDGDQMAVHVPLSLEAQTEAKFFMMSINNIMSPASGKPIAVPSQDIVLGCYYLTKERGGSLGENKAFAGPWEVRCAYDNRELALNARIRVRIDGKVYDTTTGRVLMYEILPAGVPFDKVNRLMVKKALQDLVQEVYNSQGRDACVKFLDDMKDLGFSIATKAGISISMDNMLIPANKEELVEKARREVAKVDNQYHGGLITHGERYNKIIDIWAHVTEEVSREMFKELEKQDGAIVAGQAVNMDFNSIYIMAESGARGSQQQIRQLAGMRGLMAKPSGEIMETPITANFREGLSVLQYFISTHGARKGLADTALKTANSGYLTRRLVDVAQDIIVLEHDCGTLNGIEIYALVEGGKVIQELGERVLGRIALGDVVDPFNKEVLLKANDMVDEKAVVLLEERGIEHIKIRSVLTCEAKDGVCALCYGRNLASGQLVENGEAVGVIAAQSIGEPGTQLTMRTFHIGGTASKVAEQTTLQAKKEGVVRYVDIKSIALGDGGPKEWVVMSRNGGIIIQNEQGRELERHKIVYSARLKVADGAKVKEGDTLAEWDPYTMSILTDTAGRVAFGDLIENVTMREEIDDTTGHAEKVVLDHRDPTKQPRVSIKDDKGKTIGRYILPAGAHMAVQEGQIVKAGDVVAKIPRETTKTKDITGGLPRVAELFEARKPHDQATITEVSGKVSFGGIVKGMRKIIVTTDTGEAHEYLLPRGKHVNVHEGDYVRAGEALMDGASNPHDILAVLGEKELQKYLVNEIQEVYRLQGVQINDKHIEVIVRQMLRHLVIEDSGDTDMMIGEMAAKAVFAEKNKAVIADGGKPAKGRPILLGITKSSLSTESFISAASFQETTRVLTEVAVSGKVDTLKGLKENVIMGRLIPAGTGARRHYGYGLRMTDLPRFKRKEEPVAAAAPIIDEDFDAEDEALEDTED